The Magnetococcales bacterium genome has a segment encoding these proteins:
- a CDS encoding diguanylate cyclase, with translation MTIRKIHLKFTLLFSILLLIVLVGIGTVAFQVTEKAVVENALQSMRNRLDERIHMVELFQSLATNSLRMTLENDIFSHYFQLPETIRGNRRDEKGVMQFSLEQMDTLHRIDAWIRSVQEQYPVVESCLIDRTGQEHLRLTKGVAAPVEDFSATENQSTFFAPTFQLGKGGVFISDPYISPDAEEWVFAFSSPVVLPEGDKPAFLHFEIPLSHFQEIVLERSKSTEEDENGSRHRGRLVIVDDRGLVVADSEREIDLRRKSSGNEPHAHGDEKESLRDYLSPVTRVYAAEGFRTLIARRTMESSGWGHFKEGGNSYYVVFGRLPIGNWTVMEIKSYDQLLDGIASLNTIRNVLAGNGLIILVLAVMTIWWLSQRLTRPIKEISLAMAHIEEGNWSQRVPVATEDELGQMARVFNKMTRYLSETRVRLQHERNKLTTIIHSAREGIVVTDAQGHIALVNPSTERLLQKVANQIASEGFLNLVDDPEYIRAFLQRKGKDMPGTLVYKGKVLQFHASVIEEDGETIGTAALIRDITEEKRLEEQLRSLSFRDALTGLYNRRFLEETINTEYERASRYDLGLSVLFFDVDHFKKFNDTHGHDMGDRVLQELSRVAMESFRDVDFCCRYGGEEFCIILPSTMREGAGIAAERFREQVERTLVEGLHVTVSIGAVSYPQVAVPSAEQMIKLADRALYECKRGGRNQVRHYTGEGEEGGK, from the coding sequence ATGACCATTCGGAAAATCCACCTCAAGTTTACCCTGCTCTTTTCCATTCTGCTGTTGATCGTTCTCGTCGGCATCGGTACCGTGGCCTTTCAGGTGACCGAAAAAGCGGTGGTGGAAAACGCCCTCCAGTCGATGCGCAACCGTCTGGACGAACGCATCCACATGGTGGAACTCTTCCAGTCCCTGGCCACCAACAGCTTGCGCATGACCCTGGAAAACGACATCTTCAGCCACTATTTCCAACTGCCGGAAACGATCCGGGGCAATCGGCGGGACGAAAAGGGGGTCATGCAGTTCAGTCTCGAACAGATGGATACCCTGCACCGTATCGATGCCTGGATTCGCAGCGTTCAGGAGCAGTATCCCGTGGTCGAAAGCTGCCTCATCGATCGCACGGGGCAGGAGCATCTGCGTTTGACCAAAGGGGTGGCGGCTCCGGTGGAGGATTTTTCCGCTACCGAAAACCAGAGTACGTTTTTTGCGCCCACCTTCCAGTTGGGCAAGGGGGGGGTATTCATCAGCGACCCGTACATCTCTCCGGATGCGGAGGAGTGGGTCTTCGCCTTCTCGTCGCCGGTGGTTCTGCCGGAGGGCGACAAGCCGGCCTTTCTCCATTTCGAGATTCCTCTTTCCCACTTTCAGGAAATCGTCCTGGAGCGGAGCAAGTCAACGGAGGAGGATGAAAACGGCAGTCGTCATCGTGGCCGGTTGGTGATTGTGGATGATCGAGGTCTGGTGGTGGCCGATTCCGAACGGGAGATCGATCTGCGTCGCAAGTCTTCCGGAAACGAGCCGCATGCCCATGGGGACGAGAAGGAGTCCCTGCGGGATTATCTCTCTCCCGTGACGAGGGTTTACGCGGCGGAGGGCTTTCGCACGCTGATCGCCCGCCGGACCATGGAGAGTTCCGGTTGGGGCCATTTCAAGGAGGGGGGCAACTCCTACTATGTGGTTTTTGGTCGCTTGCCCATCGGCAACTGGACCGTCATGGAGATCAAGTCCTACGACCAGTTGCTGGACGGCATCGCTTCGCTCAACACCATACGCAACGTGCTGGCGGGTAACGGGCTGATCATTCTGGTGCTGGCGGTGATGACCATCTGGTGGTTGTCGCAGCGTCTGACGCGCCCCATCAAGGAGATCTCTCTGGCCATGGCCCACATCGAAGAGGGCAACTGGTCCCAGCGGGTTCCGGTCGCCACAGAGGATGAACTGGGGCAGATGGCGCGCGTTTTCAACAAGATGACCCGGTATCTCTCCGAGACCCGGGTGCGGCTGCAACATGAGCGGAACAAGCTGACCACCATCATTCACAGTGCCCGGGAGGGAATCGTGGTGACCGATGCACAGGGACACATCGCCTTGGTGAATCCTTCCACGGAAAGGTTGCTGCAGAAGGTGGCCAATCAGATTGCCAGTGAGGGTTTTCTCAATCTGGTGGATGACCCGGAGTACATACGGGCTTTTCTGCAGCGTAAGGGGAAGGACATGCCCGGCACCCTGGTTTACAAGGGCAAGGTGTTGCAATTTCATGCTTCGGTGATCGAGGAGGATGGGGAGACCATCGGCACGGCGGCGCTGATTCGGGACATCACCGAGGAGAAGCGGCTGGAGGAGCAATTGCGCAGTCTCTCGTTCCGGGATGCGCTGACCGGGTTGTACAACCGGCGCTTTCTGGAGGAGACCATCAACACGGAGTATGAGCGGGCCAGCCGGTATGATTTGGGCTTATCGGTGCTCTTTTTCGATGTGGACCACTTCAAGAAGTTCAACGACACCCATGGTCACGATATGGGCGACCGGGTGTTGCAGGAGTTGAGCCGGGTGGCGATGGAGTCGTTCCGGGATGTGGATTTTTGCTGTCGGTACGGGGGTGAGGAGTTCTGCATCATTCTGCCCAGCACGATGCGTGAGGGGGCGGGGATTGCGGCGGAGAGGTTCCGCGAGCAGGTGGAGCGGACTCTGGTGGAGGGGTTGCATGTCACGGTGAGTATTGGTGCGGTGTCGTATCCGCAGGTGGCGGTGCCTTCGGCGGAACAGATGATCAAGCTGGCGGATCGGGCGTTGTACGAGTGCAAGCGGGGAGGGCGCAATCAGGTGAGGCATTATACGGGGGAGGGGGAGGAGGGTGGCAAGTGA
- the ccsA gene encoding cytochrome c biogenesis protein CcsA, which produces MSGEMALLWAGLSGYLLAGVLAVVEGVFRRRTGSGLLVLLTLGLVLHSLSLGLRWERLGHGPFVSLFEILSSNLWSFTLAFALFYWRYPRLRDTAALILPVIFLLMGWLLLVRPGDSILPPTYDTLWLYIHIGFGKVATGALLVAAGLAGVVLSRALFGPARLPNLPQSELLDELGYRFVALAFVFHTLMLLAGAVWAQDAWGRFWAWSALETWSVHTWLMMALFLHLRPLFHPPAWVGALLIWAVFLAAFLVFFGVPFLSRAAHQGMV; this is translated from the coding sequence ATTTCCGGGGAGATGGCCCTGCTTTGGGCGGGCCTGAGCGGTTATCTGCTCGCCGGGGTGCTGGCTGTGGTCGAGGGGGTTTTCCGCCGCCGCACCGGATCCGGCCTGCTCGTTCTGCTCACTCTGGGCCTGGTGCTGCACAGCCTCTCCCTTGGTTTGCGCTGGGAGCGGTTGGGCCACGGTCCCTTCGTCTCGCTCTTCGAAATCCTCTCCTCCAATCTTTGGAGCTTCACCCTGGCGTTTGCCCTGTTCTACTGGCGCTATCCGCGTCTGCGGGATACGGCGGCGCTGATCCTGCCGGTGATCTTTTTGCTGATGGGCTGGCTGCTGCTGGTGCGTCCCGGCGATTCGATCCTGCCCCCCACCTACGATACCCTCTGGCTTTACATCCACATCGGTTTCGGCAAGGTGGCCACCGGGGCGCTGCTGGTGGCGGCGGGGCTGGCGGGGGTGGTGCTGTCGCGGGCGCTGTTCGGCCCCGCGCGGCTCCCGAACCTGCCGCAGTCGGAGCTTCTCGACGAGCTGGGCTACCGCTTCGTGGCCCTGGCCTTCGTGTTTCACACCCTGATGCTGCTGGCGGGAGCCGTGTGGGCCCAGGACGCCTGGGGTCGCTTCTGGGCCTGGTCGGCGCTGGAAACCTGGAGCGTGCATACCTGGTTGATGATGGCCCTCTTCCTGCATCTTCGCCCCCTGTTCCACCCGCCCGCCTGGGTGGGGGCGCTGCTGATCTGGGCGGTCTTCCTGGCGGCGTTTCTGGTCTTCTTCGGGGTGCCCTTCCTCTCCCGGGCGGCCCATCAAGGTATGGTCTGA
- a CDS encoding 6-bladed beta-propeller: MVLGTERLKAAERPVWPNLPETPRYEYLGQLLGARNFRLAGDDSLRTTQGFLFWLAGIDPETGLDPERNRNLQRPVSGCVDRDGRILVSDMGHQAIFVFDPLKGEFAIWRYALGNQHFRSPVGVAVGPAGEFFVADAELGVVVRLDGNGTPLGMIGRGVLKRPTGVAWNGARDILYVSDTDADQIKLFDRQGQFIKAIGQPGEEPGQFNSPTHLTFAHERLYVADTLNARIQVFDEEGVFVRAFGRRGWLMGNMVRPKGVAVDNEGNVYVVESFHDHLLIYDREGHFLLPIGGTGNRIGEFYLPNGVWSDAGNRLFVADMFNGRVLILQFLGGDG; encoded by the coding sequence ATGGTATTGGGCACGGAGCGGCTCAAGGCGGCGGAGCGTCCGGTCTGGCCGAATCTGCCGGAGACGCCGCGCTACGAATATCTGGGCCAGTTGCTGGGAGCGCGCAACTTCCGTCTGGCCGGCGACGACAGCCTGCGCACCACCCAGGGTTTCCTCTTCTGGCTGGCGGGCATCGATCCCGAAACCGGCCTCGACCCGGAGCGCAACCGCAATCTGCAGCGTCCGGTCAGCGGCTGTGTGGATCGGGACGGTCGCATTCTGGTCAGCGACATGGGGCATCAGGCCATTTTCGTCTTCGATCCCCTCAAGGGGGAGTTCGCCATCTGGCGATACGCCCTGGGCAATCAGCACTTCCGCTCGCCGGTGGGCGTCGCGGTGGGGCCGGCGGGGGAATTTTTCGTGGCGGACGCGGAATTGGGCGTGGTGGTGCGACTGGACGGCAACGGGACGCCGCTGGGGATGATCGGGCGGGGTGTGCTGAAGCGTCCCACGGGCGTGGCCTGGAACGGGGCCAGGGACATTCTCTACGTGTCCGATACCGATGCCGACCAGATCAAGCTGTTCGACCGGCAGGGCCAGTTCATCAAGGCCATCGGCCAGCCCGGCGAGGAGCCGGGGCAGTTCAACAGCCCCACCCATCTGACCTTCGCCCACGAACGTCTTTATGTGGCCGACACCCTCAACGCCCGCATCCAGGTCTTCGACGAGGAGGGGGTCTTCGTGCGCGCCTTCGGGCGGCGGGGTTGGCTGATGGGCAACATGGTGCGTCCCAAAGGCGTGGCGGTCGATAACGAGGGCAACGTCTACGTGGTGGAGTCCTTTCACGACCATCTGCTGATCTACGACCGGGAAGGACACTTTCTGCTGCCCATCGGCGGCACCGGCAACCGCATCGGGGAGTTCTATCTGCCCAACGGGGTCTGGAGCGATGCCGGGAACCGGCTGTTCGTGGCCGACATGTTCAACGGGCGGGTTCTCATCCTTCAATTCCTGGGCGGTGACGGATGA
- a CDS encoding cytochrome c, class I, protein MKRISIIAVAVVFAVAGIVGSRVEAGDPPAKVGEVNTFNRLMRPKEDRNMPPALDGIHDADNKGTHMLQQPRDAFGTLPKGNAGNYVNWVQALKDKAITPRYDRLNPKEEAMVMDLDIVREVKGFMPDVVYPHDRHTEWLDCSNCHPDIFIPEKGKNTISMAQILMGQKCGVCHGKVAFPVSECRLCHSKKKDGTQPAKTAGK, encoded by the coding sequence ATGAAACGTATCTCGATCATTGCCGTGGCGGTGGTGTTTGCGGTGGCCGGCATCGTCGGCTCCCGGGTGGAGGCGGGGGATCCGCCGGCCAAGGTGGGGGAGGTCAACACCTTCAACCGCCTGATGCGTCCCAAGGAGGATCGCAACATGCCGCCCGCGCTGGACGGCATCCACGATGCGGACAACAAGGGCACCCACATGCTGCAACAGCCCCGGGACGCCTTCGGCACGCTGCCGAAAGGCAACGCGGGCAACTATGTCAACTGGGTGCAGGCCCTCAAGGACAAGGCCATCACCCCTCGCTACGACCGCCTCAATCCCAAGGAAGAGGCCATGGTCATGGACCTGGACATCGTGCGGGAAGTGAAGGGCTTCATGCCCGACGTGGTCTATCCCCACGACCGGCACACCGAGTGGCTGGACTGTTCCAACTGTCATCCCGACATCTTCATTCCCGAAAAAGGCAAGAACACCATCTCCATGGCGCAGATTCTCATGGGGCAGAAGTGCGGTGTCTGCCACGGCAAGGTGGCCTTCCCGGTGTCGGAGTGCCGTCTGTGCCATTCCAAGAAGAAAGACGGAACCCAACCGGCCAAAACAGCGGGCAAATAA